A window of Poecilia reticulata strain Guanapo linkage group LG23, Guppy_female_1.0+MT, whole genome shotgun sequence genomic DNA:
ATCGTCCCCTCTGGTCCTTTTAGACAGAGAGTGACAAAGTGCTGCTTACAAGGAATACTCTGCTACTGATGAGACGCGACACCACTGGTACACCACACACTAGTACAAAGTGCAATAGAATAGACGACAGCCACGCCACAGCGAGCCTAAGAAAAGCCTTATCACGAGGTTACGGGACTGGTTGCCAAGTCCTTATTCAACAGAAATCCCTGGAATGTTCGAGAGACTCTACCGGGCTTGTGCCTAGTCCTAGGAGCAAGGAGGTCGGCACAAGCAGTGGGGTTTTGATCTATTTTAACAGTCCGTCCAGTTGAACAGCGGCAGACCAAGAGGTTTGTCGTTGAGCCAGTCTGCTTACTGGAATGTATCGAGAGGGAAAGCCTTGAGGATGAGCCGCTTCCGGTAGGCGGACACAACTTTGGTGTCCGTTTTGGGGAGAGAAAGTAAAAGGCGGACAAACGGGAATGAACACCCAAGTTGCAGGTCCTATGTTTGATGTTGGCAATGCTACAGTGCTAGTTCAAGTGCGTTCAAGGCGcctttaataattaaaaaaaaaaaaaacagaacacctAGGACAGCCAGAACCAACCAACCTGGACATTGGTGGGAAGGAAGGGGCAACAATAGGAAGGGGTCAGGGGTGGCGTGAATTGATGTCACTATGTTGCAGTCTAAACCACAGCTGTTGTCTAGGAGCAAACACATCCAAAAAACTTCACAAGAACCCAAACTAGTTTAGCAGTGAAGAAACAAGGTCATGCTGTTTGAGGGCGACATTTTCCTGTCGTCTAGCTATTGTacagaggaggacgaggaggaaaCGGGTCTAGTAAAATATCATGTATATTGAGCCAAACAGCTCGCAGTATATTACCACTGGTTTCGTAACAAAAATCTGGaaactttttcttcaaattccctaccaagaaaaatacaaaacattataAGGCGATaagtaactattttttttttaatttgtatgtttttttgtttgtttttttttttccttttgtactttttaaattttattttatttgagaagCCAGTGCAGTGCAGTTGATCCTCATCGCAGCCAGGCAAGGACTCACTGTTGCCTGCACTCAGCTGGGGGGGTTCCGTCCTTCTGTAACAAATCACAACAGGGTGGGGTGTCAACACCAAACCTCCGTACGTGGTACAGTAAGACAGCCTACACATGAAGCCACGGTCAACAAGCAGCCTGAAGCTGTAGAGGTCACACAGCCTGACGGAAGGTCACGGTGAGCAGCGTCTATTTGGCTTGTAAGAACTCGATGCCCTGATTCAGGGCTTTTCAGACCAATGAGGACACTCAGTAAAACGACTATATTTGTGACTAAAGTTCTTCAGTTATATAATGGAAATGTCCccaatgggttttttttctgcgaCTATCACAAAGTTTTGATTCTTTTCATCCAAATGGTTGGGTATCATTACAAGTCTACTCTTTACAAGGTTCTAAACTTAAACTATCCGGACCAAGTCCCATCTCACAAGGTCCTCAATCAGattgaggtctggactttgactgggccactgcATTACTTTATTCTTTTCAGTCATTCTGCTGTGTTCAGCATCTCTAGCACTAGAAAGGTATTCATGTCCGGTCTGGTGGCTGAGGAGCATCAACTCAGGACTTCTAGCCTCCTAAATCCTTTGGAGGCAAAACAAGTCCAGATCATCACTCCTCTACTGCTGTGCTTGACATCTGGTATGATGCCGCCAACATGCAGTGTTTGGTTTGGACCCTGGTCACTTGGCCTCTTCCTCAGTCTGTACAATGGTATTAAAAGAAGCAGCCTGCCcgttttacaattttaaagcCCCTAAAATTTCTTTGATGAGCttcatttttaatcagattttccaTCATGACTTCATCCACAGAAAAGTGCagaatctgcatttttttttttttttactactagGCACATTTAAAACCTAAGAGCAGATTCTTCTCATTTCggataaaaatacagaaaatatgtttttacaactCAAATCAGATTAACTACAACTGAGAGGTAAAAACAAACCTTCAATTATGCTTGTAGCTTATTTTGTCAATGTGAGGCAgcaacagaaactaaacttcAAATCCTTTTCACATCTCAGGATACAGAAACCAGGAATTCCCAAACAGAACTAGTGTCCCGTCACACTTTGGTTTGGGTGTCTCTGCAATCAGCTCTGATAGcaatccaataaaaaaatatatatttcttttaaagctCTTTATAGAAAGCACATGATTACTGCTGACTAACATCCAATTCTCAGGTTAACATCTTAAGGTGACCTGAAATGACTTGGCCATCATGTCTGACATTAAAGCAGATTAGCATGTAGCATAAGACAACAAATGACATGTTAATGGGCAGTAAGACACCAAATACTTTGCTGTCACATTTATTGGCACCCCTGGTTGAGATGTGTGTAAAGCGTTCAAATTAAACTTCAGTAGCAGAAGCACCATCTCACTCTGCAGGTTTCGGCAAGTCAAGTTTAAGACTTCAATAAAGCCTTGAATGAAactcaagacaaaaaaaataaataaatataggaGATGGTTAACAGATCCTTCTCCATTGCTCTGTGCTGGAAACAAAAGTAAACCAGTGACAAAAGCAAACGTTAGTTAGCTGCAGATAAATTTGGATTTATCAAAACAAGCTAGCTTAGTTAGCAAGGATAAATCAGGAGCTAGTTAGAAGCAACTTCATCCGCCTCACGTTACAGAATgcaatgaagatgtctgcaTGTCCCTCCAAACTTTAAGACCaatgcaaatttttatttttaaacattttttgattaattttagaTACTCAAGTCTTAGAATACACCTTCTCCAACTtgagaaaatttatttttactgcatgCCTGGTTTGTGGATAAGAGTCATGGcaggtttattttgtgttggtttgatCGTGATCCTGGTAGAAGACCCAGTGATGATCCATTAATGTGCGTTTATGGTCGGAGGCCACCAGATTTTTGTTAATCATATTTTGACTAGTTCACGATGCCAAGCAGTCTCAACAAggttaaaaagacaaatgacaaaatacaaatttaaaaaaagtattggGCACAAAGTGTTGGGCAGCTTCGACCCTTAAAGCCAGAGTTTCCTCAATTTTTTCAGTGAGATGACACTACTGCAATAAAACACTTatttccaggtttgtttttgctgcacaTCTTTCATGGGTACCAACAAAATGGAATTGGCAGTCGCCTACAGCCTTTCTGGGTGTTTGTGGAAACCAGAATTTCACCACAGCAGgaacaaaaataagcaaacaggAGAGGGCTGGACAAGATTCAATACACAGAAATGGTAACAGGTGCAAATACTGATCTCATGggttaaactaaaaaaatcaaaaaaactTAAATCCAACAACAAACTGGTGGATTAGTATAAGTGCAGGACGGcggcggaggaggaagaggaggagagggaggggagTGCAGAGAGACGGCGGATGGAAACCAAAAGAAGGAAAgccaaacttaaaaaataaaaaaataaatgaatcaaagtggcaggatgggggggggggggggggggggggttgatGGTAGTAAGCTGACAAATCGCAAGCTGTACCTACCAGGATAGGGTTATTTGTCTATAGTCACCATTTAAACCTAGTGAGGAAAAATTTAAAGAGTAGCTGACAAAAGATGCAAGTGACTGAAGATGAAGAAACATTAATGAACAGGAAACAAACCTAAAGCACAACCAGCAGAATACAGAATGTCAAAAGACCTTGGAGCTCAGGAGGAAGCAGAAATAAGAGCTACAGAAAACGGATCAGAGCCGTGAAGCAGCCCTACAAACTACCTGCTACCTGCATGGAGCTACACCAGTCATTGGTTTGTTTCAACAATTAAAACTATATAAAACCCAGAATTCAGTTTCTTAGAAAAATAAGCAGTTCACATCACTGCTAAGTTTTGATGGGAAgatgagtggaaggaaaaagtgtggtagaaaatGTGAGAAAGGGATGAACGTTTTAATTTTTCCCCAGGTACTGGATCTCAAGGAGAACTGCTGTTTCAAGGTCTGctcaaaaaaacacacaaagtccAAGTCAATAATTATAAGGAATATAGGGGGCGCCAGACTGAACAGCAAAGATGAACTGGTGGTTGCTTTCAAAGCAGGCTAGACTTTCAGAACATCTCAAGTTCATCTCAAAGCTGTggcacaaaataaattaatctgtgGCACATTGATTCAGTAACTGATGCAACCAATCGCTGCGTGCGGATTGGTCACACTTTTAATCAGGCTTCTCTTATTGGCTGCTTTTCTGTGATTCTAATTTTCtaacaaactgaattttgggGTTTCATTAGCTGTGAGCTATGATCATCAGTATTATATAAAATcgtaaaatgacataaaatcagaataattacATAAACAAGACAGCACTTCCTAAACAGGACAATATggtaattaaaaatgaactgtaTAAGAATTTTGGATATGAAAATACTATAACATTGTAAGTGTTcaacattatgtaaaaaaaaaagaaaataaatcaactaaagCACTCACAGGActaatcacttcctgtttaaaaGGAGAGtagttgtgttatttttatcattttagttTCGGCATGCAGCATTCAATTTTAAGCGACTGTTAAAAGATGAAatgcagaggaagaaagaaaaaaaataaattgtttatattCCTGTCTTTCATGGGGAAACCACAGATAAAGTGGCTGTGAATCAGCTGAATTTGACAGAGTGTATTCTGTATGCtgagatctgaaaagtgttggGAGGACAGCTGTTCTCCTGCTGCGGCTCAGGACCCCCAAGAACGTGAAAAGTGCACTGCAGAGAGATCGGGTGTAGCGCTAACGTTAGCTGCAGCTAGCCTTCTGCCTGGAGCGTCCTGAGCTGACAGCAGGGAACTGCTGAGCAAGGTCTTTTCTCAGGACACCAGAGATCTTTagaggaagtcatcacagcgTGTTCTCGCCAGCTCACCTTGGGGTCGTAGTCGGGGTCGTTCTCCTCGTCGGCCTCCTCCTCGCCTTCCTGATTGGAGAGAAGCAGCTTTACGTGAGCAACTCTGCTTCAACGCTCGCCTCATTTCAGCTCTTTAAAGCCATGTTTACCTCATCGTCTGCTTCTTCACCCTCTTCATCGTACTGGAAcaggagaggaaagaagaagaaatgctttAGATTTAGAGCCTTGAAGCCacaatgaagcaaaaaatatgTTACCGTGATCAAGAGTAAAGGCTGGGTGATGAATTgaaaaatttgatttcttttttttttttcccactatgCACTTGTGGGGTTTTctatagttcagagtgatgcgAGTGCAgccatggcggccatcttgtgtttttgatttcagGTCAGCTCTGAAAGTTAAGGACAGactgtgtctttattttttaattaccaGAGTCATGcaacaataaagtcaaaataaaagaataaagtctCAGTGCAAGcagaataaaattgtaattttgagcaaaaaaaaaaaaaaatgctcacacttttctcattttcttacaaataagaaaagtaaaaattaaaatgaggaatgttgagcatcttgtgaagctGTACTTTTGTCTAAATTTTACATATAATTCTACAAGACTAGCATTAAATTATCATCAGTAGTAAAACTTTGAAGAACCACATGAATAACAGTTTTTCctggtaaaattgcatcttttttcctgccgattatGACTATTTTATTCTTGTCATTAAAATTCTCACAGCCTGGCCCTGGTACTGTCGTCCAACTCACAGAagcaatgaatgaaaaaaaaaaaaaaaacggttaaatattttctgtcatttaattttaagaaaagaaagcaaccaaaaaaatatataaacatctGATCttgtacaaaaagaaacaaaagtgtgaggttttaatttttaagccaTTTGGCCCAGTCCTGTTGGAGAGAACACTCACGTCATCGTCGTCGTCCTCTATGGCCTCGCCGGTGAAGTAGAGCACGGCGCGCGGTACGATGCGCTCCCGGATGAAGTGGCCGATCTCGAAATCTGCCGCCAGGATCGCCTCAGAGTCCTCATCCTGAAGACAAGCGATCAACGTCTCACACTCCAAACAACAGCGTCACAGAAGAAACGACGCGCCGCAACACTTACCAACTCTCCGTTTTCTGgaactgcaaacaaaacaaaaacaaaaaaaaagatgcttgaAGCCACCGGAAACAAAAAACCTTGAGCGAATTTAAAAGCCGTCTCTTACCTTCAGGCGGGGTGAAGAAGTTGAAGAAGGAGTCGTTGGGGACGGTCTTGGTGACGGTCCTCACCGTGCCGCGGCCCTTgtgcttctgcttcttcttgaTTGTTTTCAACGTGACGTTCTTTCCCTTCGTCCAGTCGATCGTGCAtcttttggaagaaaaaacaaacaaacggtAAAAAACAAGCATTCTTTGTGAGAATCAAAAGTGGGAGCGACCGCTCACCCAACGCAGCTCATGATCTCCGGCCCGTCGAAGGAGAAGGGGTCACTCTCGTCCGGTTCCGACCTCATCTTGTAGGTTTTCGATAACACTGTGTTTGTGAAGAACTCGTTGGGTTCGAAGTGGAACTCTAATGTGAAGCTCTGAGGAGAGAGAGcacagattaaaacaaacaaacatagcatttcacttcctggttttaacAGTCTAAATAATGCAGACTCACCATTGGCTGTCCCGGATCGGAGAACTTTACTTTAATATcttgtaaatgttttagaacGGGCTCGTCGTGCTCCTGAAAGAGGAAATAATGCCATTTAATGGACCACCAGGTCTcggccagcaggtggcagcaaaCCATTCATATTTGCATGGTTTGCGACTCATTTCCTAATCTGTACCTGCAGCATGTCGCTGAGCAGGtccacatttttgaaaactgttaACCAGAActctgggatgcctttggggttTTCCTTCTCTTCgtccttcttctcttcctccaaCTTGGCCTTCTCCTTCATCTCATCCTGAACCAGAAGGGGAAAACACGACAGGACAAAGCATTGACAAGCCTTTCGTCTTCATTGATATTTGATGGACAGATGTGATTGGATTGGAGGGAGACAGGAAGCATGCGGTTGTATACGTCACCTGTACCTGCTTACTTACTGTCAGCTCTTCCTCTTCATCGGTCTTCCACTCACATTCTTCGTCTGTGGGCTCATAAGCTGCCGTCACTATCTCActtctctgcaaaaaaaagaaaagaaaaagaaaagatgagtCAGAAAGAAGACATTAGCAGGTGTTGGGAGCATAACTAGTTGTAGTCTCAACTACAACTAGTTGAATCTAAACAGGAGGCAAGTTGCAACTTCCAGAGGTAGAACCTTTGAATAATactcatttttacttttacactGCAGCTTTTTCTTATGTCTAGCTCAAAAtagtgcaaaacaaacaaacaaaaaaaagaagatgtttttggtttaattataaataaaaaatggatagAGTTAGAGGCATTTATTGATGAAGGAAAACACTTCAGAGGTGGAGGGAGAGAGCAGAGGCTCCCATAGTGGTTCTGGAACTGTTCAGAaccatttctctgtgtttccaCTGGTACAAACTTTTGTGAAATTGTCCCAAAAACCACAACCAGGTGACTTCTGGACCAGAGGAAAGAAGTGCCTTTGTTGCTCATGGGGAACAGCAGCcaatcatttttaacaaatatcaaATCTAAGAATGCCAATGTTGGCTTATAACTAAGGAAACGCAGGTCAAGACTAAGGGTggattcacaccagtcctgttcgGTTCGCTTCAATCTAACTCTAGTTCGCTTGGGAAGGTGCGAATGCACAATCGATCCAAGAAAGTAAACTCTGGCCAGCCTAGGAACTTGGTCtctgttcagttgaagtgaactcagGCGCAGTTCGAATGCACATGTGGATGCAAGCAGGACTGCTccaaaaagcaggaagcgaactATAACACAGGGCATTCTGGCAAGTCTCTACTAGagaaagaaatcctacaactgctacaccaccttttttttccatttcgtGAAGAAAGTTTCTCTCGTGCCTTCAGAgattttcatgtcatttcagtaattcttggtgcagcgccacccaCAGGCGAGGAGTTGAACAAATTTCTCAAAGGGTTTGTCTCGTTTTACAGTGCAGAGTGAAGGCgaacagcagcagatgaaaatggaacaaatgtttgatttggtCTCAAATCAAACAGTCTCTCCAGACCCGCGGAACACAAAGTTATGGGTTCAGCAGCGCTATATGTGAAGAGAGAAACCAACTTACTTTGTCAAAGAGGGGCTGGTAGAGGGCCGCGTACTTTCTCTCCAGTTCATGAACTTCTTCGTAGAACTTGGCCTCAATGTGGGCACATTTGACCTGCAGGTTCTTCAAAGCGTTCACGCGTCTCTTTACGACCTTTGGTAAGCTGTGGGGAGCAGAAACGTGGTGTGAGGGGTCAGCTGATGGCTACAGATCCCCACAGAGGAACTTCCTATAGGAACAAAACGGCTTGTAAACAGCAGCTCTAATCTGAAGGTAGACGCACTGAAAGGACGATAAACTAAACCGTTTTATCACTGCTGGACTCCGGAAAGTTATATTTTCACTTGTTATGCAGAAACTGCTGGTTTCTGATGGCATCCGATTTACCAACGCAAAGTAGTGACTTCAAAAAGGAATGATATAAAACGCAACCGAAaccataaagaaaataaatgtctccaagagttcaaaaaaaaaaaaaaaacagtaatcaACCTCATTTAATGTTATTGATTACTAGTTTGTTAGATAATCCAGCCAAAAAGATCAACTTCACCACCATCATTTATCaagccaaaaagaaaataaaagtaatctGCCTGCCAGTAATTTACTCAAACTGCAAATAAGAATTCAGAATAGAAAG
This region includes:
- the nap1l1 gene encoding nucleosome assembly protein 1-like 1 isoform X1, which translates into the protein MADIDNKDQAEMDPADMEDVEDVEEEETGEDENSKARQLTVQMMQNPQILAALQERLDGLNGSPSGYMESLPKVVKRRVNALKNLQVKCAHIEAKFYEEVHELERKYAALYQPLFDKRSEIVTAAYEPTDEECEWKTDEEEELTVSKQDEMKEKAKLEEEKKDEEKENPKGIPEFWLTVFKNVDLLSDMLQEHDEPVLKHLQDIKVKFSDPGQPMSFTLEFHFEPNEFFTNTVLSKTYKMRSEPDESDPFSFDGPEIMSCVGCTIDWTKGKNVTLKTIKKKQKHKGRGTVRTVTKTVPNDSFFNFFTPPEVPENGELDEDSEAILAADFEIGHFIRERIVPRAVLYFTGEAIEDDDDDYDEEGEEADDEEGEEEADEENDPDYDPKKDGTPPAECRQQ
- the nap1l1 gene encoding nucleosome assembly protein 1-like 1 isoform X2, translating into MADIDNKDQAEMDPADMEDVEDVEEEETGEDENSKARQLTVQMMQNPQILAALQERLDGLNGSPSGYMESLPKVVKRRVNALKNLQVKCAHIEAKFYEEVHELERKYAALYQPLFDKRSEIVTAAYEPTDEECEWKTDEEEELTVQDEMKEKAKLEEEKKDEEKENPKGIPEFWLTVFKNVDLLSDMLQEHDEPVLKHLQDIKVKFSDPGQPMSFTLEFHFEPNEFFTNTVLSKTYKMRSEPDESDPFSFDGPEIMSCVGCTIDWTKGKNVTLKTIKKKQKHKGRGTVRTVTKTVPNDSFFNFFTPPEVPENGELDEDSEAILAADFEIGHFIRERIVPRAVLYFTGEAIEDDDDDYDEEGEEADDEEGEEEADEENDPDYDPKKDGTPPAECRQQ
- the nap1l1 gene encoding nucleosome assembly protein 1-like 1 isoform X3, coding for MADIDNKDQAEMDPADMEDVEDVEEEETGEDENSKARQLTVQMMQNPQILAALQERLDGLNGSPSGYMESLPKVVKRRVNALKNLQVKCAHIEAKFYEEVHELERKYAALYQPLFDKRSEIVTAAYEPTDEECEWKTDEEEELTDEMKEKAKLEEEKKDEEKENPKGIPEFWLTVFKNVDLLSDMLQEHDEPVLKHLQDIKVKFSDPGQPMSFTLEFHFEPNEFFTNTVLSKTYKMRSEPDESDPFSFDGPEIMSCVGCTIDWTKGKNVTLKTIKKKQKHKGRGTVRTVTKTVPNDSFFNFFTPPEVPENGELDEDSEAILAADFEIGHFIRERIVPRAVLYFTGEAIEDDDDDYDEEGEEADDEEGEEEADEENDPDYDPKKDGTPPAECRQQ
- the nap1l1 gene encoding nucleosome assembly protein 1-like 1 isoform X4 encodes the protein MADIDNKDQAEMDPADMEDVEDVEEEETGEDENSKARQLTVQMMQNPQILAALQERLDGLNGSPSGYMESLPKVVKRRVNALKNLQVKCAHIEAKFYEEVHELERKYAALYQPLFDKRSEIVTAAYEPTDEECEWKTDEEEELTVSKQDEMKEKAKLEEEKKDEEKENPKGIPEFWLTVFKNVDLLSDMLQEHDEPVLKHLQDIKVKFSDPGQPMSFTLEFHFEPNEFFTNTVLSKTYKMRSEPDESDPFSFDGPEIMSCVGCTIDWTKGKNVTLKTIKKKQKHKGRGTVRTVTKTVPNDSFFNFFTPPEVPENGELDEDSEAILAADFEIGHFIRERIVPRAVLYFTGEAIEDDDDDYDEEGEEADDEEGEEEADEENDPDYDPKV